In Streptomyces sp. NBC_00448, the following are encoded in one genomic region:
- a CDS encoding VOC family protein gives MNAHITPRLDLVSLTVADMAASLAFYRRLGLESPDDADGQPHVEVVLPGGLRVAWDTVETVRSFDPGRTPAVGARVALAFDCASPEGVDACYGELTDAGHEGHLKPWDAFWGQRYAVVHDPDGNTVELFAALPSVATGATS, from the coding sequence ATGAACGCACACATCACGCCTCGCCTCGACCTGGTCTCGCTCACCGTCGCCGACATGGCCGCATCGCTGGCGTTCTACCGCAGGCTCGGGCTGGAGTCGCCGGATGACGCCGACGGGCAGCCGCATGTGGAGGTGGTGCTGCCCGGGGGGTTGCGGGTGGCGTGGGACACCGTGGAGACGGTGCGCTCGTTCGACCCGGGGCGGACGCCGGCGGTCGGGGCGCGGGTGGCGCTCGCCTTCGACTGCGCGAGTCCCGAAGGGGTGGACGCCTGCTACGGCGAGCTGACGGACGCGGGTCACGAGGGTCACCTCAAGCCGTGGGACGCCTTCTGGGGCCAGCGGTACGCCGTCGTCCACGACCCGGACGGCAACACGGTGGAGCTGTTCGCGGCGCTGCCCTCGGTCGCCACGGGCGCTACCTCCTGA
- a CDS encoding helix-turn-helix transcriptional regulator, translated as MYSEWAHPVAGVTVWSRTDGGGEYRVLPDGCMDLIWHDGTLLVAGPDTAAHAAQDRPGAAYAGLRFAPGAGPGLLGVPAREMRDLRVPLADLWPGARARQLAERAGDDPVAVLERWVSLRTREVGPADPLPRRVAGALAAGRTVAEVAGRTGLGERQLRRRCEAAFGYGPKTLARVLRLQRALELARAGTPFADVAAEAGYADQPHLSREVRALAGVPLGELVRR; from the coding sequence GTGTACAGCGAGTGGGCGCACCCGGTCGCCGGGGTCACCGTGTGGTCGCGGACGGACGGCGGCGGTGAGTACCGCGTGCTGCCCGACGGCTGCATGGACCTGATCTGGCACGACGGCACTCTCCTGGTCGCCGGCCCCGACACCGCGGCCCACGCCGCGCAGGACCGGCCGGGCGCCGCCTACGCCGGACTGCGCTTCGCGCCGGGCGCGGGCCCGGGGCTGCTGGGCGTGCCCGCGCGCGAGATGCGGGACCTGCGGGTGCCGCTGGCGGACCTGTGGCCCGGGGCACGGGCCCGGCAGCTGGCCGAGCGCGCCGGGGACGATCCGGTGGCGGTGCTGGAGCGGTGGGTCTCGCTCCGCACCCGCGAGGTGGGCCCGGCCGACCCGTTGCCGCGCCGGGTGGCCGGGGCGCTGGCGGCAGGGCGTACGGTCGCGGAGGTGGCCGGCCGGACCGGCCTGGGGGAGCGGCAGTTGCGGCGCCGCTGCGAGGCTGCGTTCGGGTACGGGCCGAAGACGCTGGCGCGCGTCCTCCGCCTCCAGCGGGCGCTGGAACTCGCCCGCGCGGGCACGCCCTTCGCCGACGTGGCCGCGGAAGCCGGCTACGCCGACCAGCCGCACCTCTCCCGCGAGGTGCGCGCGCTGGCCGGCGTGCCGCTGGGCGAACTGGTCAGGAGGTAG
- a CDS encoding YihY/virulence factor BrkB family protein produces MQAADERSHRRPGRWRRARALYRNVSKRRMAWLLLKDTVDSCMEYRVTGLAAEAAFFVLLSLPPLLLGLVGALGYVDTVVGLDTIDHIRHNILKASSTVLSDKGVNQLVKPLVDDVFHGRRPDLISIGFLIALWSGSRAVNVFVDTITIMYGLEGRRGIVRTRLMSLLLYVAALLVGAAVLPLVVVGPGTLTRYLPGGSATEHILYWPAALFASIAFLTTLYHVSVPVRSPWYEDVPGALVALLMWVLGSFVLRIYLTHAVEGHTIYGSLAAPVAVLLWIGVSAFAVLVGAAVNAAVDRVWPSVATSAAREENARLREAAAEAVVARAAARRARHAAPSTDEEEEREAQLPPAEYPERWADFHPHLDIRARLRPSRPGATPRRRPPAPDARDYPGEAPPPVAPPTPQSLSAAPPAPRVPPPPPPLPPLPPVNPRYPRPRGDGGPPAG; encoded by the coding sequence GTGCAAGCAGCAGACGAAAGAAGCCATCGGCGTCCGGGTCGGTGGCGAAGGGCCCGCGCGCTGTACCGGAATGTCTCCAAACGCCGGATGGCCTGGCTGCTGCTCAAGGACACCGTGGACTCCTGCATGGAGTACCGCGTCACCGGACTCGCCGCCGAGGCGGCCTTCTTCGTGCTGCTGTCGCTGCCGCCGCTGCTGCTCGGGCTGGTCGGCGCGCTCGGCTACGTCGACACCGTGGTCGGCCTCGACACGATCGACCACATCCGGCACAACATCCTCAAGGCGTCCTCGACGGTGCTCTCCGACAAGGGCGTCAACCAGCTGGTCAAGCCGCTGGTGGACGACGTCTTCCACGGCCGCCGGCCGGACCTGATCTCCATCGGCTTCCTGATCGCCCTGTGGTCGGGCTCCCGCGCCGTCAACGTCTTCGTCGACACCATCACCATCATGTACGGCCTGGAGGGCCGCCGCGGCATCGTCCGCACCCGGCTGATGTCCCTGCTGCTGTACGTGGCCGCGCTGCTGGTCGGCGCGGCCGTGCTGCCGCTGGTCGTGGTCGGGCCCGGCACGCTGACCCGGTACCTGCCCGGGGGCAGCGCGACCGAGCACATCCTGTACTGGCCGGCCGCGCTGTTCGCCTCGATCGCCTTCCTCACCACGCTGTACCACGTCTCGGTGCCGGTCAGATCGCCCTGGTACGAGGACGTGCCCGGCGCACTGGTGGCCCTGCTGATGTGGGTGCTCGGCAGCTTCGTGCTGCGGATCTACCTCACCCACGCCGTCGAGGGGCACACGATCTACGGCTCGCTGGCCGCGCCCGTCGCGGTGCTGCTGTGGATAGGTGTGTCCGCGTTCGCGGTCCTGGTCGGCGCGGCGGTCAACGCGGCCGTGGACCGGGTGTGGCCCTCGGTCGCCACCTCCGCGGCCCGCGAGGAGAACGCCCGGCTGCGGGAGGCCGCCGCGGAGGCCGTGGTGGCTCGCGCGGCCGCCCGCCGGGCCCGGCACGCGGCGCCGAGCACCGACGAGGAGGAAGAGCGCGAGGCGCAGTTGCCGCCGGCGGAGTACCCGGAGCGCTGGGCCGACTTCCACCCGCACCTGGACATCCGGGCCCGGTTGCGGCCCAGCCGCCCCGGCGCCACCCCGCGCCGCCGCCCGCCGGCGCCCGACGCCCGTGACTATCCGGGCGAGGCGCCGCCCCCCGTGGCCCCGCCGACCCCGCAGTCCCTGTCCGCGGCCCCGCCCGCTCCGCGCGTGCCGCCGCCCCCGCCGCCCTTGCCGCCCCTTCCGCCGGTGAACCCCCGGTACCCGCGTCCCCGGGGCGACGGCGGGCCGCCCGCCGGATGA
- a CDS encoding acyl-CoA dehydrogenase family protein: MTAPTHTVTNQVPPLVGHDVYSTDRALAEGVARHADPVRLAEITDELSDLGKAAGSAQAQRWGEEANTCTPVLRTHDRYGNRIDEVDFHPAWHRLLGHAVSSGLTDAWSRPQGHLRRAAGFMVWTQAEAGHGCPVSMTHAAVPALRTDPELAAEWEPRLGSHVYDHRLVAPGQKPGALFGMGMTEKQGGSDVRSNTTTARPLAEDGSYTLTGHKWFCSAPMSDGFLVLAQVPAPDRDQDRLTCFLVPRVLDDGTRNVFAIQRLKDKLGNRSNASSEVEFAGTWARRVGEEGRGIATIIEMVAATRLDCALGSAALMRQAVAQAVHHATYRSAFGGPLIDKPLMRNVLADLALESEAATTAVLRLAAAYDTDTPRERALRRLAVAVTKFWVTKRCPSVAVEALECLGGNGYVEESGMPRIFRESPLNSVWEGSGNVQALDVLRVLQREPQAVDAFLAEIGLAHGADHRLDTAVKDLLSDLADLEGIEARARRVVERMVLVFQGSLLVRFAPAPVADAFCASRLGRDWGATFGTLPRSVDLAALVDRARPVEG; the protein is encoded by the coding sequence ATGACTGCCCCCACTCACACGGTCACGAACCAGGTGCCGCCCCTGGTCGGCCATGACGTGTACAGCACCGACCGCGCGCTCGCCGAAGGTGTGGCGCGGCACGCGGACCCGGTGCGGCTGGCGGAGATCACCGACGAGTTGAGCGACCTGGGCAAGGCCGCGGGTTCCGCTCAGGCGCAGCGGTGGGGCGAGGAGGCGAACACCTGCACCCCTGTGCTGCGCACCCACGACCGGTACGGCAACCGGATCGACGAGGTGGACTTCCATCCGGCCTGGCACCGGCTGCTGGGCCACGCGGTCTCCTCGGGCCTGACCGACGCCTGGTCGCGGCCCCAGGGCCATCTGCGGCGGGCCGCGGGGTTCATGGTGTGGACCCAGGCCGAGGCCGGGCACGGCTGCCCGGTGTCGATGACGCACGCCGCGGTGCCCGCGCTGCGCACCGACCCGGAGCTGGCCGCCGAGTGGGAGCCGCGGCTCGGCTCGCACGTCTACGACCACCGGCTGGTCGCCCCCGGGCAGAAGCCGGGCGCGCTGTTCGGGATGGGCATGACCGAGAAGCAGGGCGGCTCCGACGTCCGCTCGAACACCACCACCGCGCGGCCGCTCGCGGAGGACGGCAGTTACACCCTCACCGGGCACAAGTGGTTCTGCTCGGCGCCGATGTCGGACGGCTTCCTGGTGCTGGCGCAGGTGCCGGCGCCAGACCGGGACCAGGACCGGCTGACCTGCTTCCTGGTGCCGCGGGTGCTGGACGACGGCACCCGCAACGTCTTCGCGATCCAGCGGCTGAAGGACAAGCTCGGCAACCGCTCCAACGCCTCCTCCGAGGTGGAGTTCGCCGGCACCTGGGCACGCCGGGTCGGCGAGGAGGGTCGCGGGATCGCCACGATCATCGAGATGGTGGCCGCCACCCGGCTGGACTGCGCGCTGGGTTCGGCCGCGCTGATGCGGCAGGCGGTCGCGCAGGCGGTGCACCACGCCACCTACCGCAGCGCGTTCGGCGGGCCGCTGATCGACAAGCCGCTGATGCGCAACGTCCTGGCCGACCTGGCGCTGGAGTCGGAGGCGGCCACCACCGCGGTGCTGCGGCTGGCGGCGGCGTACGACACGGACACCCCGCGGGAACGCGCGCTGCGCCGGCTCGCGGTGGCGGTCACCAAGTTCTGGGTCACCAAGCGGTGCCCGTCGGTGGCCGTCGAGGCGCTGGAGTGCCTGGGCGGCAACGGCTACGTGGAGGAGTCCGGCATGCCGCGGATCTTCCGGGAGTCGCCGCTGAACTCGGTGTGGGAGGGCTCCGGCAACGTGCAGGCGCTCGACGTGCTGCGGGTGCTCCAGCGCGAGCCGCAGGCGGTGGACGCCTTCCTCGCGGAGATCGGGCTCGCGCACGGCGCGGACCACCGGCTGGACACCGCGGTGAAGGACCTGCTCTCCGACCTCGCCGACCTGGAGGGCATCGAGGCGCGGGCCCGGCGGGTCGTGGAGCGGATGGTGCTGGTCTTCCAGGGCTCGCTGCTGGTGCGGTTCGCGCCCGCGCCGGTGGCCGACGCGTTCTGCGCGTCGCGGCTGGGCCGGGACTGGGGCGCGACGTTCGGCACGCTGCCGCGCTCGGTCGATCTGGCGGCGCTGGTGGACCGGGCCAGGCCGGTGGAGGGGTGA
- a CDS encoding alginate lyase family protein, with protein MRDSIPHRTPPPAGGRKRFRRATILVAAAAALGTAVAALPGTGTASAAASTTASVAARPAAHAAPAVAAAPTTFTHPGVMVSLPQLDYVKGKVQANAEPWKDAYDQMIGSSYASLSRTPKPRANVECGSYSNPNYGCTDERQDAIAAYTDALAWYITGNSAYAQKSIDLMNAWASTITEHTNSNAPLQTGWAGSVWPRAAEIIRYTYDGWSSADIAKFSDMLRNVYLPEVINGSNSNGNWELTMMEAAVGISIFLNDSSDYDKAIARYLNRVPAYIYLSSDGSLPKTVPGSGLNTSAQIISYWQGQSTFVDGLTQETCRDFTHTGYGIASISDIAETAAIQGQDLYPQVGERLRQALGFQSKYELGTTPPSWLCGGQLDLGLGPVTEVGFNALHNRMGIAMTNTQTLTESRRPAGTNNLFVAWETLTNADNPAVVPGG; from the coding sequence ATGCGCGACAGCATCCCGCACCGCACTCCCCCGCCGGCCGGCGGCCGGAAACGCTTCCGGCGCGCCACGATCCTGGTCGCCGCGGCAGCCGCGCTCGGCACCGCGGTCGCCGCGCTGCCCGGTACCGGCACCGCCTCCGCCGCCGCCTCCACCACGGCCTCCGTCGCCGCGAGGCCCGCCGCGCACGCCGCCCCCGCCGTGGCCGCCGCGCCGACCACCTTCACCCACCCCGGCGTGATGGTCAGCCTGCCCCAACTCGACTACGTCAAGGGCAAGGTGCAGGCGAACGCCGAGCCGTGGAAGGACGCGTACGACCAGATGATCGGGAGTTCGTACGCCTCCCTGTCCCGCACCCCCAAGCCGCGCGCCAACGTGGAGTGCGGGTCCTACTCCAACCCCAACTACGGCTGCACGGACGAGCGGCAGGACGCGATCGCCGCGTACACCGACGCGCTGGCCTGGTACATCACCGGCAACAGCGCCTACGCGCAGAAGTCCATCGACCTGATGAACGCCTGGGCGTCGACCATCACCGAGCACACCAACAGCAACGCCCCGCTGCAGACCGGCTGGGCGGGCTCGGTGTGGCCGCGCGCCGCGGAGATCATCCGCTACACGTACGACGGCTGGTCCTCGGCGGACATCGCCAAGTTCTCCGACATGCTGCGCAACGTCTACCTGCCCGAGGTGATCAACGGCTCCAACAGCAACGGCAACTGGGAGCTGACGATGATGGAGGCCGCGGTCGGCATCTCCATCTTCCTGAACGACTCGTCCGACTACGACAAGGCGATCGCGCGCTACCTCAACCGGGTGCCGGCGTACATCTACCTGTCCTCGGACGGTTCGCTGCCCAAGACCGTGCCGGGCAGCGGGCTGAACACCTCGGCGCAGATCATCAGTTACTGGCAGGGCCAGTCGACCTTCGTCGACGGTCTGACCCAGGAGACCTGCCGCGACTTCACCCACACCGGGTACGGCATCGCGTCCATCTCCGACATCGCCGAGACCGCGGCGATCCAGGGCCAGGACCTCTACCCCCAGGTCGGCGAGCGGCTGCGGCAGGCGCTCGGCTTCCAGTCGAAGTACGAACTGGGCACCACGCCCCCGTCCTGGCTGTGCGGCGGACAGCTCGACCTCGGGCTCGGACCGGTCACCGAGGTCGGCTTCAACGCCCTCCACAACCGGATGGGCATCGCGATGACCAACACCCAGACCCTCACCGAGTCCCGCCGCCCCGCAGGCACGAACAACCTCTTCGTCGCCTGGGAAACCCTGACGAACGCCGACAACCCGGCGGTGGTGCCGGGCGGGTGA
- a CDS encoding ABC transporter ATP-binding protein, producing MSAGEGGTGTGARGTGTGEHGDGAGERATGEGDAETGLDARLVVDRGTFRLDVELSAAPGEVLALLGPNGAGKTTSLRALAGLTELTRGHLRLDGRVLEQPERRVRVAPERRPVGVIFQDYLLFPHLSALDNVAFGPRCHGATRSEARALAAGLLDRMGLADHAHVKPRRLSGGQAQRVALARALATAPRLLLLDEPLAALDAGARLDVRAELRRHLAAFEAVAVLVTHDPLDAMVLADRLVVVEHGTVVQQGTPAEIARHPRTDYIARLVGLNLYRGEADGHLVRVGPRFTLTGSEELTGPAFVAFPPSAVTLHRQRPDSSARNAWRARITGMESHGAQFRIALAGAEDGLPLAADLTAPAVAELDLREGAEVWASVKAAQTHAYPA from the coding sequence ATGAGCGCGGGCGAGGGCGGTACGGGCACGGGTGCACGCGGTACGGGCACGGGCGAGCACGGCGACGGGGCGGGCGAGCGCGCTACGGGCGAGGGCGACGCGGAGACCGGTCTCGACGCGCGTCTCGTGGTGGACCGCGGGACCTTCCGGCTCGACGTGGAACTGTCCGCGGCCCCCGGCGAGGTGCTGGCGCTGCTCGGCCCGAACGGCGCCGGCAAGACCACGTCGCTGCGCGCCCTGGCCGGGCTGACCGAGCTGACCCGGGGGCATCTGCGGCTGGACGGCCGGGTGCTGGAGCAGCCCGAGCGACGGGTGCGGGTCGCGCCCGAGCGCCGCCCGGTCGGCGTGATCTTCCAGGACTACCTGCTCTTCCCGCACCTGAGCGCCCTGGACAACGTGGCGTTCGGGCCGCGCTGCCACGGCGCCACCCGGTCCGAGGCGCGCGCGCTCGCCGCCGGCCTGCTGGACCGGATGGGTCTGGCCGACCACGCGCACGTCAAGCCGCGCCGGCTGTCCGGCGGCCAGGCCCAGCGGGTCGCGCTGGCCCGGGCGCTGGCCACCGCCCCGCGGCTGCTGCTGCTCGACGAGCCGCTGGCCGCCCTGGACGCCGGCGCCCGGCTGGACGTACGCGCCGAACTGCGCCGGCACCTGGCCGCGTTCGAGGCGGTCGCGGTGCTGGTCACGCATGACCCGCTGGACGCGATGGTGCTCGCCGACCGGCTGGTGGTGGTCGAGCACGGCACCGTGGTGCAGCAGGGCACGCCCGCCGAGATCGCCCGCCACCCGCGCACGGACTACATCGCGCGGCTGGTCGGCCTGAACCTGTACCGGGGCGAGGCGGACGGCCATCTGGTCCGGGTCGGGCCGCGGTTCACGCTGACCGGCTCCGAGGAGCTGACCGGACCGGCGTTCGTGGCGTTCCCGCCCAGCGCGGTCACCCTGCACCGGCAGCGCCCCGACAGCTCCGCGCGCAACGCCTGGCGGGCCCGGATCACCGGCATGGAGTCGCACGGCGCGCAGTTCCGGATCGCGCTGGCCGGCGCGGAGGACGGCCTGCCGCTGGCCGCGGACCTGACCGCGCCCGCGGTCGCCGAACTCGACCTGCGCGAGGGCGCGGAGGTGTGGGCGTCGGTGAAGGCCGCCCAGACGCACGCCTACCCGGCCTGA